In Pelagicoccus sp. SDUM812003, the sequence CCAGCGATGGCCTCAAGCGAGGAATCCTTTCGACCGCTCAGGCGCCAGAACTCTCCGTCGTGGGGGGTGACCACAACTCCCTCGTTGCCCCCGGCAGTGAAGGCCTGGACGATCTCCGGCTGCAAGGCGTCCGCATCCAGCAAGACTGGCTTCTCCCACATGCGCCCGAGCTCCTGCAGCATGGTTCGGGTCTCGCGCTCCTGCCCCATCCCCGGACCAGCCAGCAAAGCCGTCGCTTTAGAAGCGAGCGTTTGCACCTGCCAAATGCCTTCCAACGCCAAGCCGCCCTCCGGCGTCTCCGGCCAGGAGCGCCACATAGCCTCGGGCAAGCTCGCCGCGAACCGCCCCGCGATGGATTCGGGAGCCAGCACCGTGACCAGGCCCACGCCGCTTCGCGAGGCGGCCTTCACGCTCATCGCCAGCGCCCCAGGCATGGAGCGCGATCCGGCAAGCACCAGCAAATGCCCATAGGATCGCTTGTCCGCCGACGCTGGACGAAACGCCCGCAGCGGATCCAGCACCGTATCCGTAATGACACGACAGACGCTCTCGCGATCCTCTTCGAAAAAGCCGACATCCAAATAGCGGATCATGCCGCAAGCTTCGTTTTTCAGCAGCGGACTCTTGAAAACGCCCGTCGCGTAGGTGATGTCCGCCCGAAACGGTCGCTCGTCGGAGCTATCACCCGTACCACTCGGCAGATCGACCGCCACGCGCAGACCGATGCAGCGCAAGGCATTGACTTTCTCAATGAGGACTCCGCTTCCACCGCGCAGGGGAGGCTTGAACTGCATGCCCAAGAGTCCGTCGATGCAAAGCTCATACGGACCCTGATGCAAAACGGAATCGACCAGCGCCAGCCAATCGCCTTCCTCCATCCCAGCGGGGTCCAGCGTACGCAGCGCTTCGCTCTCCGCGATCAGCTCATAAGCCTTGCGAGCAAGCGGCTTCAAATCGGAAACGGGCGAGCTGAAGATCAAAGTCACATCGCTGATCTTCCGGGGCATCTTCAGCAGCTCGCGGATTGCGAGCAGAGCGTCTCCGCCATTGTTCCCCTTCCCCACCAAAGCCAGCACACGCCAGTCGCGCTGCGGCAAGCGCGTCATCGAAAAGTCACTACAGATCGCGCTCGCCAGCTTCCGCCCGACCCGACGCATGGCGCTCCATCCCTGATCGTCGCTCTTCATCAAGCCCCGCTCCCACTCGTTCGATTCCGAGCAGCTCAGAACAGGATGAGAAGCATGCCGCATAAAAAAACTCATAGACGCCAGTCTAGCCCAGAATCGTCGCGAACGCAATGGCCGTCTCGTCCGTATGCGAGAGGCTGATCGCCACATACTTCCCTCTCACCTGATGCAGGAGGTGTCTGCCTTTCTCATCCAATTCGACCAATGGTTCGCCGCGTTCGCCGGGAACTACGCTCACGGAGGTCCAAGTCAAGTGTTCGCCGATTCCCGTAGTAAAGGCTTTGGCGACCGCCTCCTTGGCGGCGAAGCGAGCCGCGAACCGTTCGCCGGGATCCTTGTATTTCAGGCAGTACTCCCGCTCCGCTTTCGTGTAAACGCGATGCAGAAAACGGTCGCCCTGCCGATCGATCAAGTCTCGTATCCGTTTAACAGATACAATATCGACGCCAATTCCGAGAACCGGTCCTTTGCAGGGCAGAGATATCGCATCCATGGAAAAACGCGTTTGGCAGCCGGCTATGCGCCCGCCATAAGGGCTTTCATTTCCCGTACAGCTTCGTCGATCCCGAAGAAGAGGGCCCGGCTGATGATGCTGTGTCCGATATTGAGCTCGTGCAGCTCGGGAATGGTGATGACCTCGCTAACGTTGACGTAGTTGATGCCGTGACCGGCGTTGACGATGAGCCCGAGTTCGGAAGCGAGCGCGGCTCCCTCCACGAGTCGCTCGAACTCCTCGGCTCTCCTTGCAGTGTAGTAGGCATTTGCATACGCTCCGGTGTGCAGTTCCACATACTTGGCGCCGATCTTGGCAGAGGCTTCGATCTGCGCCTTGTCCGGATCGATAAACAAACTGCTCTCGATACCGGCTTCCTTGGCGGACTTGACGATGCTATCGATGCGATCGAACTGCCCTGCCACTTCCAGACCGCCTTCAGTCGTCACCTCCTCGCGCTTCTCCGGCACGATGCAGATGGTTTCAGGCAAGACCTCCAGAGCGAAGGAGAGCATGTCCTCGGTGGCGGCCATCTCCATGTTGAGCCGAGTCTGGATGCACTCGCGAAGGCGCCGCACATCCGAGCGTTGCACATGTCGCGCGTCCTCGCGCGGGTGGACCGTGATGCCTTGCGCCCCGGCCTTCTCGCAGAGCAGAGCGATGGTCACCGGATCCGGCTCCACGAACTGGCCGCAGCCCCGTGGGCTGTCCTTGTAGCGCGCTTGGCGCACGGTTGCGACATGGTCGATATTGACCCCGAGAAGAATGGTTTGGCTAGACATGGCTAAGTTTTGCCGACGGTATAGGGCAGCCTCCATCCGGACGCAACCAAAGCTTCAAAGAGAATGAGCGACGACGCACCCGCCAGCACCACCAAGCAAATACCGAAGAACGAGAACTTTCTCGCCAACATCGTCTGCAACCTCGTGCTGCCGATTCTCTGCTTGAAGAACCTGAGCAGCGAGGATCGTCTCGGCCCGGTACTTGGTCTGGTCGTGGCCCTGGCCTTCCCGATCGGCTACTTTTTCTACGACTTCGCGAAGCGACGAAACTACAACATCATCTCCATCTTCGGATTCCTCAACATCCTGCTCACCGGCGGGATCGGCCTGATGGCCGCGGAACCGAAGTGGGTGGTGATCAAGGAGACCGCCATGCCGCTCATGATCGGCGTGCTAGTCCTCGCGACAGCGAATCGCAAAAACTCGCTGCTGAAAACCTTCCTCTTCAACGAAGCCATTTTCGACATCGACAAGATTCGCAGCCATATCGACACCGACGAAAAGCGCTCCACTCTAGAGGGACATTTCAAAGTGGCGAATTGGCTGCTTGTATTCAGTTTTCTGATAAGCGCTCTGCTCAACTTCATCCTCGCTTCCATGATCGTAAAAAGCCCTGGCGGCACCGAGCAGTTCAATCAGGAGATCGCCACCCTGACCTGGGTTTCCTGGCTGGTCATCACAGCGCCAACCATGGCGATTCTCATCTACGCCCTTTGGCGGTTGATAAATGGCTTGAAGGGCCTAACCGGACTTAGCTTCGAAGGCCTGCTGCACGAGCACCACGTGAAGAAGGACTGAGCAACTAGCGCCAACGCCTTCAGTCCAAAAAAAGGCGACTCCCTGCCGAGAGCCGCCTTTCCTGAAATTCGCCTTTTACCGAGCTTTCGCTTAGCCGCGATCCGCGATCGGCACGTAGTCGCGAACGGCCGGGCCTTGATAGACCTGGCGGGGGCGGCTGATTCGTCCTTTCGGGTTGCTGGAAACCTCCATCCAGTTGGCCACCCAGCCTGGCATGCGGCCGATGGCGAACATCACGGTGAACATTTCCACCGGAATGCCGAGGGCTCGCATGATGATGCCGCTGTAGAAGTCGACGTTCGGATAGAGGTTGCGAGAGATGAAGTAATCGTCAGCCAGCGCAGCTTGCTCGAGCTTGCGAGCGATGTCCAAACAGGGATCGCTGATGCCGAGCTTGTTCAGCAGCTGATCGCAGGCCTTGCCGATGATCTTGGCGCGTGGATCGAAGTTCTTGTAGACGCGGTGACCGAAACCCATCAGGCGGCGATTGCTTTTGCCGCTCTTGGCCTCCTCGATGAACTTGCTGCCGTCGTCGCCTTCCGCATGAATGGCTTCCAGCATCTGGATGACCGCGAGATTCGCTCCGCCGTGCAAAGGTCCCCAAAGAGCGGATACGCCTGCGGAGATGGAAGCGAAGAGATTCGCTCCCCCGGAGCCCACCATGCGCACGGTGGAGGTAGAGCAATTCTGCTCGTGGTCCGCATGCAGGAGCAAAATGAGATTCAGAGCGGACGCCTGGATGGTATCGCGAGGATACTCGTCGTACGGCTCGGAGAACATCATGTGCAAAAAGTTGTCGCAGTAGCCGATGTTCTTTTTCGGATACATGATCGGCAGACCTTGGCTCACGCGATAAACCGCCGCAGTGATGGTGCGCACCTTGGAAATGGCGAAGGCCGCCGCCTTCTCGAAATTTTCCAAGTCCGTGGCGCGATCGTTGGTGGCCAGATGCGGATAGAAGCAAGCCAGCGAATTCATCATGGCCGCCAGGATCGACATGGGATTCGCGGAGCGCGGGTAGCCTTCGAAAATGCGGTGCATGCGCTCGTCGATCGCCGCGTTTTCTGAAATGAGGTTCGAGAAGTGGGCCCGCTGCTTCTTGGTGGGCAGCTCTCCGTTGATGATCAAATAGGCGCTCTCGATGAAGTCAGACTTCTCCGCCAGCTGCTCGATCGGGTAGCCGCGGTAGCGAAGGATGCCTTTTTCCCCGTCGATAAAGGTGATCTCGCTCTGGCACGACCCTGTGTTGCCGAAGCCCTCGTCGTAAGTAATGTAGCCGCCGCTCTTCGCACGCAGGGTACGCAGGTCGACCGCTCGCTCTTTTTCAGTGCCCTCGATGATCGGAAAGGACAGCTCTTGATCGTCTATTTTGAGAATGGCTTCTTTGCTCATTGTCAGGAAACTCGGAGTTGCAAGTTAGGCGTTGGCGGCGAATCAGGAAATCCTAATTCAAAGAAGACCAACTAATTACCCCGACATGCGGGTCATGTAAAGTATCTGCTACCGACTTCGTAACTATTAGCTTTTCTGTTCGCTGTTTTCAGTTGGCCTAATCACACGAAGCCACGAAGTTCGCGTAGAGCTGCAGCCCATTCCGCTGGCTCTTTTCGGGGTGAAACTGACTGGCGAGCAGGGAGCCGACCGCTACGGAGCTGGTGAAGACGCCATCGTAGTCGGTGGTGGTCAAGGTGATAGATGGATCTTCCGGCAGGATATGGTAGCTGTGCACGAAGTAGAAGCGGTCCGTTTCGGGATCGAGCTCCTCCCAGTACGGGGAGCCTTCCTGCTGCAGCTTCGCGAAATTCCAGCCCATGTGCGGGATTTTAAATCCTGGACGCGACTTGAAGCGCACAACCTTTCCTGGCAGGACGCCAAGCCCCGTCACATCGTCTTCTTCCGAATGCTCGAACAGAGCCTGGAGACCGAGACAAACGCCCATGAAGGGACGCTGCTCCTTGACCCAGCCACGGATGAAGTCGTCGAAGGCCGCGGTCTTGAGGCCGTCAACGCA encodes:
- a CDS encoding citrate synthase, with product MSKEAILKIDDQELSFPIIEGTEKERAVDLRTLRAKSGGYITYDEGFGNTGSCQSEITFIDGEKGILRYRGYPIEQLAEKSDFIESAYLIINGELPTKKQRAHFSNLISENAAIDERMHRIFEGYPRSANPMSILAAMMNSLACFYPHLATNDRATDLENFEKAAAFAISKVRTITAAVYRVSQGLPIMYPKKNIGYCDNFLHMMFSEPYDEYPRDTIQASALNLILLLHADHEQNCSTSTVRMVGSGGANLFASISAGVSALWGPLHGGANLAVIQMLEAIHAEGDDGSKFIEEAKSGKSNRRLMGFGHRVYKNFDPRAKIIGKACDQLLNKLGISDPCLDIARKLEQAALADDYFISRNLYPNVDFYSGIIMRALGIPVEMFTVMFAIGRMPGWVANWMEVSSNPKGRISRPRQVYQGPAVRDYVPIADRG
- the hisH gene encoding imidazole glycerol phosphate synthase subunit HisH → MSKDIAVINYGMGNLRSVENALLKIGAQPRIVTRPEQVGEASGLILPGVGALRDCVDGLKTAAFDDFIRGWVKEQRPFMGVCLGLQALFEHSEEDDVTGLGVLPGKVVRFKSRPGFKIPHMGWNFAKLQQEGSPYWEELDPETDRFYFVHSYHILPEDPSITLTTTDYDGVFTSSVAVGSLLASQFHPEKSQRNGLQLYANFVASCD
- a CDS encoding VC0807 family protein, which translates into the protein MSDDAPASTTKQIPKNENFLANIVCNLVLPILCLKNLSSEDRLGPVLGLVVALAFPIGYFFYDFAKRRNYNIISIFGFLNILLTGGIGLMAAEPKWVVIKETAMPLMIGVLVLATANRKNSLLKTFLFNEAIFDIDKIRSHIDTDEKRSTLEGHFKVANWLLVFSFLISALLNFILASMIVKSPGGTEQFNQEIATLTWVSWLVITAPTMAILIYALWRLINGLKGLTGLSFEGLLHEHHVKKD
- a CDS encoding NAD(P)H-hydrate dehydratase encodes the protein MRHASHPVLSCSESNEWERGLMKSDDQGWSAMRRVGRKLASAICSDFSMTRLPQRDWRVLALVGKGNNGGDALLAIRELLKMPRKISDVTLIFSSPVSDLKPLARKAYELIAESEALRTLDPAGMEEGDWLALVDSVLHQGPYELCIDGLLGMQFKPPLRGGSGVLIEKVNALRCIGLRVAVDLPSGTGDSSDERPFRADITYATGVFKSPLLKNEACGMIRYLDVGFFEEDRESVCRVITDTVLDPLRAFRPASADKRSYGHLLVLAGSRSMPGALAMSVKAASRSGVGLVTVLAPESIAGRFAASLPEAMWRSWPETPEGGLALEGIWQVQTLASKATALLAGPGMGQERETRTMLQELGRMWEKPVLLDADALQPEIVQAFTAGGNEGVVVTPHDGEFWRLSGRKDSSLEAIAGYAEDRKLVLIKKGSCTRVSRGDLTCVCPTGNAVLARGGSGDLLAGLAAGLMAQRPDDCFVAACQAVYWHGRAADVWAMKNGQHAARTTDLLDFLSPALDSGESWNPHSPVERPTGS
- a CDS encoding pyridoxine 5'-phosphate synthase; translated protein: MSSQTILLGVNIDHVATVRQARYKDSPRGCGQFVEPDPVTIALLCEKAGAQGITVHPREDARHVQRSDVRRLRECIQTRLNMEMAATEDMLSFALEVLPETICIVPEKREEVTTEGGLEVAGQFDRIDSIVKSAKEAGIESSLFIDPDKAQIEASAKIGAKYVELHTGAYANAYYTARRAEEFERLVEGAALASELGLIVNAGHGINYVNVSEVITIPELHELNIGHSIISRALFFGIDEAVREMKALMAGA
- the acpS gene encoding holo-ACP synthase, producing MDAISLPCKGPVLGIGVDIVSVKRIRDLIDRQGDRFLHRVYTKAEREYCLKYKDPGERFAARFAAKEAVAKAFTTGIGEHLTWTSVSVVPGERGEPLVELDEKGRHLLHQVRGKYVAISLSHTDETAIAFATILG